One Mustelus asterias chromosome 27, sMusAst1.hap1.1, whole genome shotgun sequence DNA segment encodes these proteins:
- the LOC144479990 gene encoding myelin protein zero-like protein 3: MGGRDRPWDWIPIPDWIPMLLLLLFPGTAALEVSVPPKIRGFIGEDTELSCDFRSSLPITQRLTVDWSYRASEGGSKHAILHYQSKVFLALSGPFKDRVVWNGELGKGNASIILKNLTQSDNGTFSCVVQNPPDVSSEIPSTALTVTERELPFRISVVVMLMLLVVVPSLLVVAVLLLWMGRTFGYFSSSLKNTSIEVVDGVDEGCPRNRIYQRCAACYQYSDEEDDYFHRFYPPSEPIASSEAVVILEPLSKMLPMK, encoded by the exons ATGGGCGGGAGAGATCGACCCTGGGACTGGATCCCGATCCCGGATTGGATCCCGATGCTGCTGCTCCTGCTGTTTCCAG gtactgcTGCTCTGGAAGTTTCTGTGCCTCCAAAGATCAGAGGTTTCATTGGTGAGGATACAGAGCTCAGCTGTGACTTCAGGTCATCTCTCCCCATCACTCAGCGCCTCACAGTGGATTGGTCTTACCGAGCATCAGAGGGAGGGTCAAAGCATGCT ATTCTTCACTATCAGTCCAAGGTATTTCTGGCCCTCAGTGGCCCCTTCAAGGATCGGGTTGTGTGGAATGGAGAGCTTGGAAAAGGCAATGCCTCCATAATCCTAAAGAATTTGACACAGAGTGACAACGGGACGTTTAGTTGTGTGGTGCAGAATCCACCAGATGTAAGCAGTGAGATACCGAGCACTGCCCTCACTGTCACCGAGAGAg AGCTCCCGTTTCGCATCAGTGTGGTTGTCATGTTGATGTTGCTGGTGGTTGTTCCGTCTCTGCtggtggtcgctgttctcctgctGTGGATGGGCAGAACCTTTGGTTACTTCTCATCCAGCCTCAAAAACACATCAATAGAGGTGGTGGATGG GGTTGATGAAGGTTGCCCGAGGAATAGGATTTACCAGCGATGTGCTGCATGCTACCAG TATTCCGATGAGGAGGATGACTATTTCCACCGGTTTTACCCTCCATCTGAACCGATCGCCTCGTCTGAAGCAGTTGTTATCCTTGAACCCTTGAGCAAAATGCTGCCAATGAAATGA